In Microbacterium sp. 1.5R, the following are encoded in one genomic region:
- a CDS encoding NAD-dependent succinate-semialdehyde dehydrogenase, whose product MTDYAVINPATGETLASFDTFTDAQIEAAVAAADEAHREWSRSSTVAERAALLRRAAELHRERREELADVFVREMGKPREAALGEVDFAADIAEYYADQAEAIMADQPIAILGEGSAIVRRSSLGPLVGIMPWNFPAYQIVRFAAPNLIVGNTILLKPAPQCPESSTAIEAIYHDAGFPTGAYQNVLATNEQIADMIADPRVQGVSLTGSERAGAAVAEIAGRNLKKVALELGGSDPFIVLSTDDLDATVQAGVDARLDNNGQACNGAKRFIIVDDLYDSFVEKFTAAMASVQATDPTLDDTVLGPVSSETAAENLQKQIDQAVEQGATLLTGGTRDGAFFAPTVLADVTPDMNVYREELFGPAAVVYRVADEDAAVALANDTTFGLGSYVFTTDAEQAERVADNIEAGMVYVNLVLADSPELPFGGIKRSGTSRELGHLAADEFVNKKLIRIG is encoded by the coding sequence ATGACCGATTACGCCGTCATCAACCCCGCCACCGGAGAGACGCTGGCGTCCTTCGACACGTTCACGGATGCGCAGATCGAGGCGGCTGTCGCGGCCGCCGACGAGGCGCACCGCGAATGGTCCCGGTCCTCGACCGTGGCTGAGCGCGCAGCGCTCCTCCGTCGCGCCGCCGAGCTGCACCGCGAGCGCCGCGAGGAGCTCGCCGACGTCTTCGTGCGCGAGATGGGCAAGCCCCGCGAGGCCGCCCTCGGAGAGGTCGACTTCGCCGCCGACATCGCCGAGTACTACGCCGACCAGGCCGAGGCCATCATGGCCGACCAGCCGATCGCGATCCTCGGCGAGGGCTCGGCGATCGTGCGCCGGTCGTCGCTCGGACCGCTCGTCGGCATCATGCCGTGGAACTTCCCGGCCTATCAGATCGTCCGCTTCGCTGCGCCGAATCTGATCGTCGGCAACACGATCCTGCTGAAGCCTGCTCCGCAGTGCCCGGAGTCGTCGACCGCGATCGAGGCGATCTACCACGACGCCGGATTCCCGACGGGCGCGTACCAGAACGTCCTCGCGACCAACGAGCAGATCGCCGACATGATCGCCGACCCGCGCGTGCAGGGCGTCTCGCTCACCGGCTCGGAGCGCGCAGGCGCAGCGGTCGCCGAGATCGCCGGACGCAACCTCAAGAAGGTCGCGCTCGAGCTCGGCGGGTCCGACCCGTTCATCGTGCTCTCGACCGACGACCTCGACGCCACCGTGCAGGCGGGCGTCGACGCGCGTCTCGACAACAACGGCCAGGCGTGCAACGGCGCGAAGCGTTTCATCATCGTCGACGACCTGTACGACTCGTTCGTCGAGAAGTTCACGGCCGCGATGGCATCGGTGCAGGCGACCGACCCGACGCTCGACGACACCGTGCTCGGCCCGGTCTCGTCGGAGACGGCGGCGGAGAACCTGCAGAAGCAGATCGACCAGGCCGTCGAGCAGGGAGCGACGCTGCTGACCGGCGGCACCCGCGACGGGGCGTTCTTCGCCCCGACCGTGCTCGCCGACGTGACGCCCGACATGAACGTCTACCGCGAGGAGCTCTTCGGCCCCGCGGCGGTCGTCTACCGGGTCGCCGATGAGGATGCCGCTGTCGCCCTCGCGAACGACACGACCTTCGGGCTCGGCTCGTACGTCTTCACGACCGATGCCGAGCAGGCCGAGCGTGTCGCCGACAACATCGAGGCGGGCATGGTCTACGTCAACCTGGTGCTGGCCGACAGCCCCGAGCTGCCGTTCGGCGGCATCAAGCGCAGCGGCACGTCGCGTGAGCTGGGTCACCTCGCCGCCGACGAGTTCGTCAACAAGAAGCTGATCCGCATCGGCTGA
- a CDS encoding APC family permease, producing MSSTNRATEPASGVTTGISQKGLSAGAVGVLGAVVIGVSTIAPAYTLTASLGPTVAVVGTQVPAIMLVGFIPMLLTAFGYRELNRMMPDSGTSFTWGVRAFGPWIGWMTGWGLIAATVIVLSNLAGIAVEFLFLLIAQLSGNPEIADLAFNPIINVVVCLLFMLGATLVSYRDMQTTQKFQYILVGFQVLVLVVFATVAIVKAVSGDAPEPTPFSWSWFNPFEVPSFSAFAAGLSLSIFIFWGWDVVLTMNEETKDPAKTPGRAAMVTVVVVVALYLLLAIGLIMFAGVGTGDYGLANEDISANVFFALSDPILGPLAFLVSLAVLSSSAASLQSTAVGPARTLLAMGHYGALPKKFARVSPRFFTPGYSTIVSAVVASVFYAVMRLVSENVLTDTILSLGMMICFYYGLTAFACVWYFRKQWFDSARSFFFTFLFPLVGGAILAVLFVTTLIDSMDPAYGSGSNIGGLGLVFVLGVGIIVIGIVIMIWQSIKRPAFFRGETLSMDAPASNRRR from the coding sequence ATGAGCAGCACGAACCGGGCGACGGAGCCCGCATCCGGTGTGACGACCGGCATCTCGCAGAAAGGGCTGAGTGCGGGTGCCGTCGGAGTGCTCGGAGCCGTCGTCATCGGCGTCTCGACCATCGCGCCGGCCTACACGCTCACCGCATCGCTCGGCCCGACGGTCGCCGTCGTCGGCACCCAGGTGCCCGCGATCATGCTCGTCGGCTTCATCCCGATGCTCCTGACCGCCTTCGGCTACCGCGAGCTCAACCGCATGATGCCGGACTCCGGCACCTCGTTCACGTGGGGAGTGCGGGCGTTCGGGCCGTGGATCGGCTGGATGACGGGCTGGGGCCTGATCGCCGCCACCGTCATCGTGCTGTCGAACCTCGCCGGCATCGCGGTCGAGTTCCTCTTCCTGCTGATCGCCCAGCTCAGCGGAAACCCCGAGATCGCCGACCTGGCGTTCAACCCGATCATCAACGTCGTCGTGTGCCTGCTCTTCATGCTCGGCGCGACGCTCGTGTCGTACCGCGACATGCAGACGACGCAGAAGTTCCAGTACATCCTCGTCGGCTTCCAGGTGCTCGTGCTCGTGGTCTTCGCCACCGTCGCGATCGTCAAGGCCGTCTCCGGAGACGCTCCCGAGCCGACCCCCTTCTCGTGGTCGTGGTTCAACCCGTTCGAGGTTCCGTCCTTCAGCGCCTTCGCCGCAGGGCTCTCGCTGTCGATCTTCATCTTCTGGGGCTGGGACGTCGTCCTCACCATGAACGAGGAGACGAAGGACCCGGCCAAGACGCCGGGGCGCGCCGCGATGGTCACGGTCGTCGTCGTCGTCGCCCTCTACCTGCTGCTGGCCATCGGCCTCATCATGTTCGCCGGCGTCGGCACGGGCGACTACGGGCTCGCGAACGAGGACATCTCGGCGAACGTGTTCTTCGCGCTCTCGGATCCGATCCTCGGACCGCTGGCGTTCCTGGTCTCGCTCGCGGTGCTGTCGAGTTCGGCGGCCTCGCTGCAGTCGACCGCAGTCGGACCCGCTCGCACGCTGCTGGCGATGGGGCACTACGGCGCCCTGCCCAAGAAGTTCGCACGGGTCAGCCCGCGGTTCTTCACGCCGGGCTACTCGACGATCGTGTCGGCCGTCGTCGCATCCGTCTTCTACGCCGTGATGCGCCTCGTCAGCGAGAACGTCCTCACCGACACCATCCTGTCGCTCGGCATGATGATCTGCTTCTACTACGGCCTCACCGCGTTCGCGTGCGTCTGGTACTTCCGCAAGCAGTGGTTCGACTCCGCCAGGAGCTTCTTCTTCACGTTCCTGTTCCCGCTCGTCGGCGGTGCGATCCTCGCCGTCCTGTTCGTCACGACGCTCATCGACTCGATGGACCCCGCGTACGGCAGCGGATCGAACATCGGGGGCCTCGGACTCGTGTTCGTCCTCGGCGTCGGCATCATCGTGATCGGCATCGTCATCATGATCTGGCAGTCCATCAAGCGCCCGGCGTTCTTCCGCGGCGAGACCCTCAGCATGGATGCTCCCGCGAGCAACCGCCGGCGCTGA
- the secE gene encoding preprotein translocase subunit SecE: MDQDEPRGEVVAAGATREKKRGIVGFFGGIALFFRQVIAELRKVVTPTRKELVKFTAVVLVFVLIVMGIVYGLDTLFAWVTHIVFGVPGA, translated from the coding sequence ATGGATCAGGACGAACCGCGCGGCGAGGTCGTCGCGGCCGGCGCCACCCGCGAGAAGAAGCGTGGCATCGTGGGCTTCTTCGGGGGCATCGCTCTGTTCTTCCGTCAGGTCATCGCCGAGCTGCGCAAGGTCGTCACGCCGACCCGCAAGGAACTGGTCAAGTTCACCGCAGTGGTGCTCGTCTTCGTTCTCATCGTCATGGGCATCGTCTACGGACTCGACACCCTGTTCGCCTGGGTCACGCACATCGTCTTCGGGGTCCCGGGCGCCTGA
- a CDS encoding NAD-dependent succinate-semialdehyde dehydrogenase: protein MSTQTEQALLDSIPTGLFIGGEWIDGETGGTFDVKDPATGAVIRTIADATPGDGIRALDAAVAAQDAWAATAPRTRSDILRRAFDLVQEHKEDLALLMTLEMGKPLAEARGEVGYGGEFLRWFSEEAVRISGRYGINPEGTGHMVVSQRPVGPSFFVTPWNFPFAMATRKIAPALAAGCTVVIKPPALTPLTTMFFTSLLEKAGLPAGVVNVVQTSKSSALSAPIIADPRLRKLSFTGSTEVGRKLIAQAAEGVLRVSMELGGNAPFVVFDDADLDKAVDGALAAKFRNIGQACTAANRFIVHKDVAEEFGRKVTERVNAMKIGRGTEEGVAIGPLIDEDAVAKAGELVDDAVERGATLLAGGKAVEGTGTFYEPTVLTDVVAGSAILREEIFGPVLAIATFEDEDEAVRLANDTEYGLVSYVFTENLQRGQRMIDRLETGMMGLNVGVVSNAAAPFGGVKQSGVGREGGLEGIHEYLSTKYTLIPVS from the coding sequence ATGAGCACTCAGACTGAGCAGGCGCTGCTCGACAGCATCCCCACCGGCCTCTTCATCGGGGGAGAGTGGATCGACGGCGAGACCGGGGGCACGTTCGACGTGAAGGACCCCGCGACCGGTGCGGTCATCCGCACGATCGCCGACGCGACACCGGGTGACGGCATCCGCGCGCTGGATGCGGCAGTCGCCGCGCAGGACGCATGGGCCGCGACCGCACCTCGCACCCGCAGCGACATCCTGCGCCGGGCATTCGACCTCGTGCAGGAGCACAAGGAGGATCTCGCGCTGCTGATGACCCTCGAGATGGGCAAGCCGCTCGCCGAGGCGCGCGGCGAGGTCGGCTACGGCGGCGAGTTCCTCCGCTGGTTCAGCGAGGAGGCCGTGCGCATCAGCGGTCGCTACGGCATCAACCCGGAGGGCACCGGCCACATGGTCGTCTCGCAGCGGCCCGTCGGCCCCTCGTTCTTCGTGACGCCGTGGAACTTCCCGTTCGCGATGGCCACTCGCAAGATCGCGCCGGCGCTCGCCGCCGGCTGCACCGTGGTGATCAAGCCCCCGGCACTCACGCCGCTGACGACGATGTTCTTCACGTCGCTGCTCGAGAAGGCCGGCCTCCCCGCCGGTGTCGTGAACGTGGTGCAGACATCCAAGTCGTCGGCGCTCTCGGCCCCGATCATCGCCGACCCGCGCCTGCGCAAGCTGTCGTTCACCGGTTCGACGGAGGTGGGCCGCAAGCTCATCGCCCAGGCCGCTGAGGGCGTGCTGCGCGTGTCGATGGAGCTCGGCGGCAACGCGCCGTTCGTCGTCTTCGACGACGCCGACCTCGACAAGGCCGTCGACGGCGCACTGGCCGCGAAGTTCCGCAACATCGGCCAGGCGTGCACCGCTGCCAACCGCTTCATCGTGCACAAGGACGTCGCCGAGGAATTCGGCCGCAAGGTCACCGAGCGCGTCAACGCGATGAAGATCGGCCGCGGCACCGAAGAGGGCGTGGCCATCGGCCCGCTGATCGACGAGGATGCCGTCGCGAAGGCCGGCGAGCTCGTCGACGACGCCGTCGAGCGCGGCGCGACCCTGCTCGCGGGTGGCAAGGCCGTCGAGGGCACGGGCACCTTCTACGAGCCGACCGTGCTCACCGACGTGGTGGCGGGCTCGGCGATCCTCCGCGAGGAGATCTTCGGCCCGGTGCTGGCGATCGCGACCTTCGAGGACGAGGACGAGGCCGTCCGTCTCGCCAACGACACCGAGTACGGGCTGGTCTCGTACGTGTTCACCGAGAACCTGCAGCGCGGGCAGCGGATGATCGACAGGCTCGAGACCGGCATGATGGGTCTCAACGTGGGCGTGGTGTCGAACGCCGCCGCCCCCTTCGGCGGCGTCAAGCAGTCCGGCGTCGGCCGCGAGGGCGGTCTCGAGGGCATCCACGAGTACCTGTCCACCAAGTACACGCTGATCCCGGTCTCCTGA
- a CDS encoding HSP90 family protein, translated as MSADVQQFQVDLRGVVDLLSRHIYSSPRVYLRELLQNARDAITARREVDGQGGSIRITALTDTTGEFVLRDDGIGLTAAEVGDLLATVGRSSKRDIFDLPRSDYLGQFGIGLLSCFMVADSIVIRSRSVRGGPAVEWTGSADGTFRVVEIDDDLPIGTSVHLRPRFDADELLRPAAVRELATAFAEFLPVRVILDSPSGDVDITRRAPFLDPADDIDGAVQYGRDLLGASPLDVIELSEPATGTRGLAYVLPYAPPPGARQATRMYLGRMLLGERVDDVLPEWAFFVRAVVDSTGLAPTASRESLVDDAALERVREQLGAGIRRWVLELGLREPHRLAQFVAIHEVGLKSLVRHDDELAQFITRWLTLETTHGTMRIGDLVERYPHVRFAQSVDEFRQVAGISPGSEVLVNGGYLYDADLVRMLPELYPHVTIELVDVAGELDRLDPPPLDDRDAALALEARAGGVLTASGCSVTVRSIDQPELAALYVADPEVLRRIDRGRTKGITGSLWGGVLDRIDSTLSASRDDDLSARLCLNWSNRVVRALVRVQDDAVFARTVQLLYIQALLAGHHPLSDADRALMSTALSDLVSLSAGIEADSIPFDDAP; from the coding sequence GTGAGCGCTGACGTGCAGCAGTTCCAGGTGGACCTGCGCGGTGTCGTCGACCTCCTGAGCCGCCACATCTACTCGAGTCCTCGCGTGTATCTGCGCGAACTGCTGCAGAACGCCCGCGATGCGATCACCGCACGCCGCGAGGTCGACGGGCAGGGCGGGAGCATCCGCATCACCGCGCTGACGGACACCACGGGCGAGTTCGTCCTGCGCGACGACGGGATCGGCCTGACCGCAGCCGAGGTAGGCGACCTGCTCGCCACGGTCGGCCGCAGCTCGAAGCGCGACATCTTCGACCTCCCGCGCAGCGACTACCTCGGTCAGTTCGGCATCGGCCTGCTGAGCTGCTTCATGGTCGCCGATTCGATCGTCATCCGCTCGCGCAGCGTCCGGGGCGGCCCGGCCGTCGAGTGGACGGGCAGCGCGGACGGGACCTTCCGCGTCGTGGAGATCGACGACGATCTGCCGATCGGCACGAGTGTGCATCTCCGCCCTCGTTTCGACGCCGACGAGCTGCTGCGCCCCGCGGCCGTGCGAGAGCTGGCCACCGCCTTCGCCGAGTTCCTCCCCGTGCGGGTGATCCTCGACTCTCCGAGCGGCGACGTCGACATCACCCGGCGCGCGCCGTTCCTCGACCCCGCCGACGACATCGACGGCGCCGTGCAGTACGGGCGCGACCTGCTCGGTGCGAGCCCGCTCGACGTGATCGAGCTCAGCGAGCCGGCCACCGGCACACGGGGACTCGCCTACGTCCTGCCCTACGCTCCCCCGCCGGGCGCCCGCCAGGCGACGCGCATGTATCTCGGCAGGATGCTCCTGGGCGAGCGGGTCGACGACGTGCTGCCCGAATGGGCGTTCTTCGTGCGCGCCGTGGTCGATTCGACCGGCCTCGCCCCGACGGCGAGCCGCGAATCGCTCGTCGACGACGCGGCCCTCGAGCGTGTGCGCGAGCAGCTCGGTGCCGGCATCCGCCGCTGGGTGCTCGAGCTGGGCCTGCGCGAACCGCACAGACTCGCCCAGTTCGTGGCGATCCACGAGGTCGGTCTGAAGTCGCTGGTGCGGCACGACGACGAGCTCGCGCAGTTCATCACGCGCTGGCTGACCCTCGAGACCACCCACGGAACGATGCGCATCGGCGACCTCGTCGAACGATACCCGCACGTGCGATTCGCGCAGTCGGTCGACGAGTTCCGCCAGGTCGCAGGGATCTCCCCCGGGTCCGAGGTGCTGGTCAACGGCGGCTACCTGTACGACGCGGACCTCGTGCGGATGCTGCCGGAGCTCTACCCGCACGTGACGATCGAACTCGTCGACGTGGCCGGGGAGCTCGATCGTCTCGACCCTCCGCCGCTGGACGACCGCGACGCCGCGCTGGCCCTCGAGGCCCGCGCCGGCGGCGTGCTGACCGCATCCGGCTGCTCCGTCACCGTGCGGTCGATCGACCAGCCCGAACTCGCAGCGCTGTACGTCGCCGACCCTGAGGTGCTGCGCAGGATCGACCGCGGCCGCACGAAGGGCATCACCGGATCGCTGTGGGGCGGGGTGCTCGACCGCATCGACTCGACCCTCTCGGCCTCCCGCGACGACGATCTCAGCGCGCGCCTGTGCCTGAACTGGTCGAACCGCGTCGTGCGCGCGCTCGTCCGCGTGCAGGACGACGCGGTGTTCGCCCGCACCGTGCAGCTGCTCTACATCCAGGCGCTGCTGGCGGGACACCATCCGCTCTCCGACGCCGATCGCGCACTCATGTCGACCGCGCTCTCGGACCTCGTCTCGCTGTCCGCCGGCATCGAAGCGGATTCGATCCCCTTCGACGACGCCCCCTGA
- the poxB gene encoding ubiquinone-dependent pyruvate dehydrogenase produces MATVAANIVRTLRANGIDRVYGLPGDSLNGFTDALRKDGGIRWVHVRHEESAAFAAAADASLTGELAVVAGSCGPGNLHLINGLFDANRSRVPVLAIAAHIPTTEIGTGYFQETHPQELFRECSVYVEYVADPKQMPRLLEIAMRAAIEQRGVAVLVIPGDVALSEIADDRAVVIERSHPVIVPSGDELARAATLLNASKKTTILAGAGVEGAHDEVIALADRLGAPIVHALRGKEFIEYDNPFDVGMTGLLGFASGYRAMEAADTLLVLGSDFPYEQFYPEHATTIQVDIRGSQLGRRHPLDLGLVGDVGATVTALLPRLAETKDRGHLDDSTAHYRKTRAKLDDLATPTKAGRPIHPQYLARLLDEQAADDAIFTADVGSPTVWAARYLSMTENRRLIGSFTHGSMANALLHGIGAQVSHPDRQVVALAGDGGLAMMLGELLTLTQNKLPVKTVVVNNSSLNFVELEMKAAGFVNYGTALDNPSFAAIAEAMGIFARRVENSEDLPDAVREVLAHDGPALLDVVTERQELSMPPAIEAEQVKGFALYAIRTVMSGKGDELLDLARANWRQFL; encoded by the coding sequence ATGGCAACCGTCGCAGCGAACATCGTCAGGACCCTCCGCGCCAACGGGATCGACCGTGTCTACGGCCTCCCGGGCGACTCCCTCAACGGGTTCACCGACGCCCTCCGGAAGGACGGCGGCATCCGCTGGGTGCACGTGCGGCATGAGGAGTCCGCGGCATTCGCGGCGGCGGCCGATGCGTCGCTCACGGGTGAGCTCGCGGTGGTCGCCGGTTCGTGCGGTCCGGGCAACCTGCACCTGATCAACGGACTCTTCGACGCGAACCGCTCGCGGGTGCCGGTGCTGGCGATCGCCGCGCACATCCCCACCACCGAGATCGGCACCGGGTACTTCCAGGAGACCCACCCGCAGGAGCTCTTCCGCGAGTGCAGCGTCTACGTCGAGTACGTCGCCGACCCCAAGCAGATGCCGCGCCTGCTGGAGATCGCGATGCGCGCCGCCATCGAGCAGCGCGGGGTCGCGGTGCTCGTGATCCCGGGCGACGTCGCGCTCTCGGAGATCGCCGACGACCGAGCCGTGGTCATCGAACGCTCCCACCCCGTGATCGTGCCGAGCGGAGACGAGCTCGCGCGCGCCGCGACGCTGCTCAACGCCTCGAAGAAGACAACGATCCTCGCAGGCGCGGGTGTCGAGGGGGCTCACGACGAGGTCATCGCACTCGCCGACCGACTCGGTGCGCCGATCGTGCACGCGCTCCGGGGCAAGGAGTTCATCGAGTACGACAACCCGTTCGACGTCGGCATGACGGGGCTGCTCGGCTTCGCCTCCGGCTACCGGGCGATGGAAGCCGCCGACACGCTGCTGGTGCTGGGCAGCGACTTCCCCTACGAGCAGTTCTATCCCGAGCACGCCACGACGATCCAGGTCGACATCCGCGGCTCGCAGCTCGGCAGACGGCATCCGCTCGATCTGGGCCTGGTCGGCGACGTCGGCGCGACCGTCACGGCGCTGCTGCCGCGACTCGCCGAGACGAAAGACCGCGGTCACCTCGACGACTCCACCGCGCACTATCGCAAGACCAGGGCCAAGCTCGACGACCTCGCGACGCCGACCAAGGCGGGCCGCCCCATCCATCCGCAGTACCTCGCCCGGCTGCTCGATGAGCAGGCCGCGGATGACGCGATCTTCACCGCCGACGTCGGCTCGCCCACCGTGTGGGCCGCCCGCTATCTGTCGATGACCGAGAACCGACGCCTGATCGGCTCGTTCACACACGGGTCGATGGCGAATGCGCTGCTGCACGGCATCGGCGCGCAGGTCTCGCATCCGGATCGTCAGGTCGTCGCGCTCGCCGGCGACGGAGGGCTCGCGATGATGCTGGGCGAACTGCTCACGCTCACGCAGAACAAGCTGCCCGTGAAGACCGTCGTCGTGAACAACTCGTCGCTGAACTTCGTCGAGCTCGAGATGAAGGCCGCGGGCTTCGTCAACTACGGCACCGCGCTCGACAACCCGAGCTTCGCGGCCATCGCCGAGGCCATGGGGATCTTCGCCCGTCGGGTCGAGAACAGCGAGGACCTGCCGGATGCCGTCCGCGAGGTGCTCGCGCATGACGGCCCTGCGCTGCTCGACGTCGTGACCGAGCGCCAGGAGCTGTCGATGCCCCCGGCGATCGAGGCCGAGCAGGTCAAGGGCTTCGCTCTGTACGCGATCCGCACGGTGATGTCGGGCAAGGGAGACGAGCTGCTCGACCTCGCGCGGGCCAACTGGCGTCAGTTCCTCTGA